In one window of Dokdonia sp. PRO95 DNA:
- a CDS encoding gliding motility-associated C-terminal domain-containing protein, translating into LPDCPEIFTADPTDIEYVVADDEGNVSDPASVSVSFVPEPPVAMDDASNNNMTGDPVIVNVAGNDMDPDGTLDLTTVQIVGTANPGDDLVEPGVGVWSVDPVSGAITFTPCSAAGIPDASCVGVSTQDPQDITYTINDNDGNVSNAATVSVMYDAEPPVAQDDESLANTPGATVSVDPTADNGNGVDADPDGTLDVTSVSLVVPVGALDVAIDANGDVTGYTVPGEGSWQVNPITGTISFIPIAGFNEDPTSPASYTIDDNDGNPSNIATVTVDYVPVATADVSADNTTGLPVVIDVLANDVNGDVVDPSTVQIVGTTNPGDDLVEPGVGVWSVDPVTGAITFTPCTAAGIPDATCTGLSVEDPAPIAYTVMDNDGNLSDPAEVSVSFDECNGQGLGDCDGDGVSNDDEVNGGTDPNDPCSYNAMDQDLTIVTNEWNSIDCDMDGLTNNEETTGIDDPSTPNDPNGNTTDPQNPDTDGDGVTDGDEAGDMTDPNDPCDLQVSSQSVDPSQMWNDLDCDLDGLTNAEEITGTDDPDTPADPNGNTTDPTNPDTDGDGVSDGDEAEDKTDPNSPCDFLIDSVTLPMDTDFASLDCDGDGVTNADEIADGTDPFDVCDLVADSQTVTTTAEFNNADCDNDGLTNEEEITGIDNPLTPSDPNGNTTDPTNPDTDGDGVSDGREGLDGTDPNNSCSLEVSSQTLAASQEFLDGDCDGDGILNGEELGDENDNGIPDFLEVNNGNPDATDGLEVFDIMTPNGDGLNDVFVIRGIEQYPNNKLRIYNRWGVLVWDADGYGQDNVFFRGESNGRVVVDQDRLLPVGTYYYVLDYTNDAGSLKQLAGPLYINR; encoded by the coding sequence CTTACCTGATTGTCCTGAGATTTTCACAGCAGACCCTACCGATATTGAGTATGTGGTTGCGGATGACGAAGGTAATGTTTCAGATCCAGCAAGTGTAAGTGTGAGTTTTGTTCCAGAACCACCAGTTGCGATGGATGATGCTAGTAACAATAATATGACTGGTGATCCAGTGATTGTTAATGTTGCAGGTAATGATATGGATCCTGATGGTACTTTAGATTTGACGACGGTTCAAATCGTGGGAACTGCCAATCCTGGAGATGATTTAGTAGAGCCTGGAGTAGGAGTTTGGAGTGTTGATCCAGTAAGTGGAGCGATTACTTTTACACCTTGTAGTGCAGCTGGAATTCCTGATGCTAGTTGTGTTGGAGTATCTACCCAAGATCCACAAGACATTACTTATACAATAAATGATAATGATGGTAATGTATCTAACGCAGCTACGGTATCTGTGATGTATGATGCAGAGCCACCAGTAGCACAAGATGATGAGAGTTTAGCAAATACACCTGGTGCAACGGTAAGTGTAGATCCAACGGCTGATAATGGCAATGGAGTAGATGCAGATCCTGATGGTACCTTAGATGTAACTAGCGTGAGCTTAGTAGTTCCAGTTGGAGCGCTAGACGTTGCTATTGATGCTAATGGAGACGTAACTGGTTACACAGTACCAGGAGAAGGTTCTTGGCAGGTGAATCCAATTACTGGAACAATAAGCTTTATTCCAATAGCTGGATTTAATGAGGATCCAACTTCGCCTGCTAGTTATACGATAGACGATAATGATGGTAACCCATCAAATATAGCTACCGTAACCGTGGATTACGTTCCTGTTGCAACTGCCGATGTAAGTGCAGATAATACAACTGGTCTTCCAGTAGTGATAGATGTACTTGCAAATGATGTTAATGGGGATGTTGTAGATCCATCGACGGTACAGATTGTTGGTACAACAAATCCTGGTGATGACCTAGTTGAACCTGGAGTAGGAGTTTGGAGTGTAGACCCAGTAACAGGTGCAATTACTTTTACACCTTGTACTGCTGCGGGCATTCCAGATGCTACTTGTACAGGATTATCTGTAGAAGATCCAGCACCTATCGCTTATACAGTAATGGATAATGATGGGAATCTAAGTGATCCAGCAGAGGTTTCTGTTTCTTTTGACGAATGTAATGGACAAGGACTTGGAGATTGTGATGGTGATGGTGTTTCAAATGATGATGAAGTAAATGGTGGTACTGATCCTAACGATCCTTGTTCTTATAATGCTATGGATCAAGATTTAACTATCGTTACAAATGAATGGAATAGTATTGATTGTGATATGGATGGTCTTACTAACAATGAGGAGACTACAGGAATCGATGATCCTTCAACTCCAAATGATCCAAATGGTAACACAACAGATCCACAAAATCCAGATACAGATGGTGACGGTGTAACAGATGGTGATGAAGCTGGAGATATGACAGATCCTAATGATCCTTGCGATTTACAGGTAAGTAGTCAATCTGTAGATCCTTCTCAGATGTGGAATGATCTTGATTGTGACCTGGATGGATTAACTAATGCAGAAGAAATCACTGGAACAGATGATCCTGATACTCCTGCAGATCCTAATGGTAATACAACAGATCCTACTAACCCTGATACAGATGGTGACGGAGTTTCTGATGGTGATGAAGCAGAAGATAAAACAGACCCTAACAGTCCATGTGATTTCTTAATAGATAGTGTTACACTACCTATGGATACTGATTTTGCTAGCCTTGATTGTGATGGCGATGGTGTAACTAATGCAGACGAAATAGCAGATGGTACAGATCCATTTGATGTTTGTGATTTAGTAGCAGATAGCCAGACTGTAACAACAACAGCAGAGTTTAACAATGCAGATTGTGACAACGATGGGTTAACTAATGAGGAAGAGATTACTGGAATAGATAATCCGCTTACTCCTTCAGATCCTAACGGTAACACTACAGATCCTACTAATCCTGATACAGATGGTGACGGAGTTTCTGATGGTAGAGAAGGATTAGATGGTACAGACCCTAATAACTCTTGTAGTTTAGAAGTAAGTAGCCAGACACTCGCTGCTAGTCAAGAATTCCTTGATGGAGATTGTGACGGTGATGGTATTCTAAACGGTGAAGAACTAGGTGACGAGAATGATAATGGTATTCCAGACTTCCTAGAAGTAAATAATGGTAATCCAGATGCAACAGATGGATTAGAAGTATTTGATATTATGACTCCTAATGGTGATGGCCTTAACGATGTCTTTGTAATAAGAGGTATCGAGCAGTATCCTAATAATAAGTTACGTATCTACAACAGATGGGGAGTGCTTGTTTGGGATGCAGACGGATATGGACAAGATAACGTCTTCTTCAGAGGAGAGTCTAATGGACGTGTAGTTGTAGATCAAGACAGGTTATTACCTGTAGGTACCTATTACTACGTACTTGACTATACAAACGATGCTGGTTCACTCAAGCAACTAGCAGGACCATTATATATTAATAGATAA
- a CDS encoding type IX secretion system membrane protein PorP/SprF produces the protein MKRTYIAIVALAVVVLGLTTETAVAQQDAQYTQYMYNTLSINPAYAGARGGLSVLGLHRSQWVGLDGAPRTQTVSIHSPVGESKRVGLGLNITNDEIFISNETYIDVDFSYTIPTSDEGKLAFGLKGGVHLLDINYSQANPFQNGDNLATAQNNIDNKFSPQIGLGMFYYTDKYYLGLSAPNLLRTEHFDASDNSNSTNSTFLARERINYYLTTGYVFDITQDFKFKPAGLVKAVQGAPLQVDVTANALLYDKLTLGLAYRWSAALSGLVGFQITDSLMIGFAYDRETTELQQFNNGSYEVFLRFEVFKQPKKLISPRFF, from the coding sequence ATGAAAAGAACATACATCGCCATAGTAGCCCTGGCAGTAGTCGTTTTAGGTCTTACAACTGAAACTGCAGTAGCACAACAAGATGCTCAGTACACGCAGTACATGTATAATACATTAAGTATAAACCCAGCCTATGCCGGCGCAAGGGGAGGTCTAAGTGTATTAGGATTACATCGTAGTCAGTGGGTAGGTCTAGATGGAGCTCCTAGAACGCAAACGGTTTCCATACATTCTCCAGTAGGAGAGTCAAAACGTGTAGGACTAGGTTTAAATATTACTAATGATGAAATATTTATAAGTAATGAGACTTACATAGATGTAGATTTTAGCTATACGATACCTACCAGTGATGAGGGAAAGCTAGCTTTTGGATTAAAAGGTGGTGTGCATTTACTTGATATTAATTACAGTCAGGCAAACCCATTTCAAAATGGGGACAATCTAGCTACGGCTCAAAATAATATTGACAACAAGTTTTCTCCGCAAATAGGACTTGGTATGTTTTACTATACTGATAAATATTACTTAGGGTTGAGTGCTCCTAATTTATTGCGCACAGAGCATTTTGATGCTAGTGACAACTCAAATAGTACAAACTCTACATTTCTAGCTCGCGAGAGAATCAATTACTACCTAACTACTGGATATGTATTTGACATCACTCAAGACTTCAAATTTAAGCCAGCAGGACTTGTAAAAGCTGTTCAAGGAGCACCACTACAAGTGGACGTAACGGCTAATGCATTGCTTTATGATAAGTTAACTCTTGGACTTGCTTACAGATGGAGTGCTGCATTAAGTGGCCTTGTAGGCTTTCAGATTACAGATAGCTTAATGATTGGTTTTGCTTATGATAGGGAGACCACAGAGCTACAACAGTTTAATAATGGTAGTTATGAAGTTTTCTTAAGGTTTGAAGTATTTAAGCAGCCTAAAAAATTAATATCTCCACGTTTCTTTTAA